One Clostridium novyi NT genomic window carries:
- a CDS encoding DUF3173 domain-containing protein — MGVTVCKDDLMRMGYKKYQAISLVRQAKAIMVQRGCPYYNNKRLGRVPREVVEEILGVSFEIEKSGINE, encoded by the coding sequence ATGGGTGTTACTGTATGTAAAGATGATTTAATGAGAATGGGATATAAAAAATATCAAGCTATATCTTTAGTTAGACAAGCTAAAGCTATTATGGTTCAAAGAGGTTGTCCGTATTACAATAATAAACGTTTGGGAAGAGTGCCAAGAGAAGTTGTTGAAGAAATTTTAGGAGTTTCTTTTGAAATAGAAAAGAGTGGTATTAATGAATAA
- a CDS encoding DNA-3-methyladenine glycosylase family protein — protein sequence MDFNYVESIDNGIVIKDVINFELPHIFDCGQCFRWNRQENGNYIGVAFNKVIEVEKKENDVIIYNTNEKEFKEIWCEYFDLYRDYSTIKDILKKDPLLKKSVEFGHGIRLLKQDPFELVISFIISANNRIPMIKRAILNISKKWGNELEYKGKTYYSFPNVQQLKDSTIEQLSECGVGFRAKYIYKTIQDIIEETIDLDYIKSLNDDECHKELQKISGVGPKVADCIMLFSMEKYTAFPVDVWVKRAMQHFYLAPDVSLKKIRDFGRDKFDPFCGFAQQYLFYYARENNIKL from the coding sequence ATGGATTTTAATTATGTTGAATCAATAGATAATGGAATAGTAATAAAAGACGTAATAAATTTTGAACTTCCACATATATTTGATTGTGGACAGTGTTTCAGATGGAATAGACAGGAGAATGGTAATTATATAGGAGTTGCATTTAATAAAGTAATTGAAGTTGAAAAAAAAGAAAATGATGTAATAATTTATAATACAAATGAGAAAGAATTTAAAGAAATTTGGTGTGAGTATTTTGACTTATATAGGGACTATTCAACTATAAAAGATATTTTAAAAAAGGATCCACTTTTAAAAAAATCAGTAGAATTTGGTCATGGAATTAGACTTTTAAAACAAGATCCTTTTGAACTTGTAATATCATTTATTATATCAGCAAACAACAGAATTCCTATGATAAAAAGAGCTATTTTAAATATATCAAAAAAGTGGGGAAATGAATTAGAGTATAAAGGAAAAACCTATTATTCTTTTCCAAATGTACAACAATTGAAAGATTCCACAATAGAACAATTATCTGAGTGTGGAGTTGGGTTTAGAGCGAAGTATATATATAAAACAATACAAGATATCATAGAAGAAACTATAGATTTAGACTATATAAAGTCTTTAAATGATGACGAATGTCATAAAGAATTACAAAAAATCAGCGGAGTAGGACCTAAGGTAGCGGACTGTATAATGCTGTTTTCTATGGAAAAATATACAGCTTTTCCAGTGGATGTATGGGTAAAAAGAGCTATGCAGCATTTTTATTTAGCTCCTGATGTATCGTTAAAAAAAATACGAGATTTTGGTAGGGATAAGTTTGATCCATTTTGTGGATTTGCACAACAATATTTGTTCTATTATGCTAGAGAAAACAACATAAAGCTTTAA
- the guaB gene encoding IMP dehydrogenase has protein sequence MAVILKQAYTFDDVLLVPNKSEILPKDVSLKTNLTKKIKLNIPVLSAGMDTVTESKMAIAVAREGGIGIIHKNMSIEKQAMEVDRVKRQENGVITDPFHLSPENTVQDALDLMAKYRISGVPITESGKLVGIITNRDIAFETNYAQPIKNIMTSENLITAPENTTVEEAKEILKGHKIEKLPLVDKENNLKGLITIKDIEKVRKFPNAAKDDRGRLLCGAAVGVTADMMDRVDALVKAKVDVITIDTAHGHSKGVLVAVKEVKAKYPELQVIAGNVATAEATKDLIEAGADCIKVGIGPGSICTTRVVAGVGVPQLTAVMDCVEEANKYGIPVIADGGIKYSGDMVKALAAGATTVMMGSMLAGCEEAPGSIEIFQGRSYKVYRGMGSLAAMESGSKDRYFQEDNKKLVPEGVEGRVPFKGTVIDTIYQLMGGLRSGMGYLGSATLKDLYETSRFVVQSSAGLRESHPHDISITKEAPNYSVQG, from the coding sequence GTGGCAGTAATTTTAAAACAAGCTTATACTTTTGATGACGTATTATTAGTACCAAATAAATCTGAAATATTACCAAAGGATGTTTCTTTAAAAACAAATTTAACAAAAAAGATTAAATTAAATATTCCAGTTTTAAGTGCGGGAATGGATACAGTTACTGAATCTAAAATGGCAATAGCAGTAGCAAGAGAAGGTGGAATAGGAATAATCCACAAAAACATGAGTATAGAAAAACAAGCAATGGAAGTTGATAGAGTTAAAAGACAAGAAAATGGAGTAATAACAGATCCATTTCATTTATCACCAGAAAATACAGTTCAAGATGCATTAGATTTAATGGCTAAATATAGAATATCAGGTGTACCTATAACTGAAAGTGGAAAATTAGTAGGAATAATTACAAATAGAGATATTGCTTTTGAAACAAATTACGCTCAACCTATAAAAAATATTATGACTAGCGAAAATCTTATAACAGCTCCAGAAAACACAACAGTTGAAGAAGCTAAAGAAATTTTAAAAGGTCATAAAATAGAAAAACTTCCTTTAGTAGATAAAGAAAATAATTTAAAAGGACTTATCACAATTAAAGATATAGAAAAAGTTAGAAAGTTCCCTAATGCAGCAAAAGATGATAGAGGTAGATTACTTTGTGGTGCAGCAGTTGGAGTAACAGCTGATATGATGGATAGAGTTGATGCATTAGTAAAAGCTAAGGTAGATGTTATCACAATTGATACAGCTCACGGACATTCAAAAGGAGTTTTAGTTGCAGTAAAAGAAGTTAAAGCAAAATATCCTGAACTTCAAGTAATAGCAGGAAACGTAGCTACAGCAGAAGCAACAAAAGATCTTATAGAAGCAGGAGCAGACTGTATAAAAGTTGGTATAGGACCAGGATCAATATGTACAACAAGAGTTGTTGCAGGTGTTGGAGTTCCTCAACTTACAGCAGTTATGGATTGTGTTGAAGAAGCAAACAAATATGGAATACCAGTTATTGCAGATGGTGGAATCAAGTATTCAGGAGACATGGTTAAAGCTTTAGCAGCAGGTGCTACAACAGTTATGATGGGTTCTATGCTTGCAGGATGCGAAGAAGCTCCAGGATCAATAGAAATATTCCAAGGAAGAAGTTATAAAGTTTACAGAGGAATGGGATCACTTGCAGCTATGGAAAGTGGAAGTAAGGATAGATATTTCCAAGAAGATAATAAAAAATTAGTTCCAGAAGGTGTTGAAGGAAGAGTACCATTTAAAGGAACTGTCATAGATACAATATATCAATTAATGGGTGGATTACGTTCAGGAATGGGATACTTAGGATCAGCTACATTAAAAGATTTATATGAAACTTCTAGATTTGTAGTTCAAAGTTCAGCAGGACTTAGAGAAAGTCATCCACACGATATTTCAATTACTAAAGAAGCACCTAACTACAGTGTTCAAGGATAA
- a CDS encoding tRNA 2-thiocytidine(32) synthetase TtcA gives MITFKKEYNRQFLRYLRKSIEEYNMISPGDKVAVGLSGGKDSIFLLFALKLIQLTSIKDFELVGINIDLGFELNISPLVDFCNNNNIPIIVETTNIAEVVFEDRKEKKPCSLCSKLRKGALIRVARANNMNKIALGHNSDDVIETLFMNVLKVGKLGTFHPNIHFDDKDISIIRPLIYLREDLIEKLTEKYELPVIKSPCPMDKKTTREDMKNLLISLEKIYPDAQRNIITSLSNVDLKNIWKQK, from the coding sequence ATGATAACCTTCAAAAAAGAATATAATAGACAGTTTTTAAGGTATTTAAGAAAATCAATAGAAGAATATAATATGATTTCTCCCGGTGATAAAGTAGCTGTCGGACTTTCAGGGGGTAAGGATAGCATATTTTTACTTTTTGCTCTAAAATTAATACAATTGACCTCTATAAAAGATTTTGAACTAGTTGGAATAAATATTGATTTAGGTTTTGAATTAAATATTTCACCTCTAGTTGATTTTTGCAATAATAACAACATTCCTATAATAGTAGAAACAACTAATATAGCCGAAGTGGTATTTGAGGATAGAAAAGAGAAAAAGCCTTGCTCTTTATGTTCAAAGCTACGAAAAGGTGCCTTAATTAGAGTTGCTAGAGCAAATAATATGAATAAGATAGCTTTAGGTCATAATAGCGATGACGTTATTGAAACCCTATTTATGAACGTTTTAAAGGTAGGTAAACTTGGTACTTTTCATCCTAATATACATTTTGATGATAAGGATATTAGTATAATACGTCCTTTAATATATTTAAGGGAAGATTTAATTGAAAAACTCACAGAAAAATATGAACTTCCTGTAATTAAAAGTCCTTGTCCTATGGATAAAAAAACTACTAGAGAAGATATGAAAAATTTACTTATATCACTTGAAAAAATTTATCCTGATGCTCAAAGAAATATTATTACATCACTTTCAAATGTTGATTTAAAAAATATATGGAAACAAAAATAA
- a CDS encoding AAA family ATPase: MKKILYVYSSENLEDLKKDFAKSNFTSISLILNMARNLNDLENENFDDFLIDITALAFDNIYYKIFLDQYLDKLTDEFTNAVFLLNYLHREAFIDKFPYIFDYIDDKYVKRLDESLNTNKNIQSIDNRNIEPMPLLMYSKSMLYKCLEKYKVISIGSLFSGIDNNSYSFNIESIKDFFSSNKIQYIDITQLIDLFVSRKDLILTFEILLRQIFIYKKNIKFLVCDEKLEDIKTYLPFTFKINKDFFYNEKVVSTPEKTSGNKYNVEEIFYIINDRLKGHDDFKSDFKFNLKKYIFLNELGERKIFSIFLTGKSGIGKTEFAKMLSETIYPSEKLIKINFGNYSNEGVLNSLIGSPLGYLGSQEGGELINKMKISKSKIILIDEFEKATPSVFHFFYELLEDGKFTDRHGVEHNMDGYIIIFTSNMSRKKYINDVPNPLKSRFDMVYCFVDLPKEEKKKFAIEIAQKLIEKIYKNTKIEIVFNSIENELYQLSEDNNLRSIKRKVEDVVIREYYKSIDNKFN, encoded by the coding sequence GTGAAAAAAATATTATATGTTTATAGCAGTGAAAATTTAGAAGATTTAAAAAAGGATTTCGCTAAAAGTAATTTTACTAGTATAAGTTTAATTTTAAACATGGCACGGAATTTAAATGATCTTGAGAATGAAAATTTTGATGATTTTTTAATTGATATTACGGCTTTAGCATTTGATAACATATATTATAAGATATTTCTAGATCAATATTTGGATAAACTTACAGATGAATTTACAAATGCTGTTTTCTTGTTAAATTATTTACATAGAGAAGCTTTTATTGATAAATTTCCATATATATTTGATTATATAGATGATAAATATGTCAAAAGGTTAGATGAAAGCTTAAATACAAATAAAAATATACAATCTATAGATAATAGAAATATTGAACCTATGCCATTATTGATGTATAGCAAATCTATGCTATATAAATGCCTAGAGAAATATAAGGTTATATCCATTGGTAGTCTTTTTAGTGGAATTGATAATAATAGTTATAGTTTTAATATAGAAAGTATAAAAGATTTTTTTAGTTCTAATAAAATACAGTATATTGATATTACCCAATTAATTGATTTATTTGTATCAAGAAAGGATTTGATATTAACTTTTGAAATTTTACTTAGACAAATTTTTATTTATAAAAAAAATATTAAATTTTTAGTTTGTGATGAAAAGTTAGAGGATATAAAGACTTATCTACCATTTACATTTAAAATAAATAAGGATTTTTTTTATAATGAGAAAGTAGTATCTACACCTGAAAAAACTAGTGGTAATAAATATAATGTTGAAGAAATATTTTACATAATTAATGATAGATTAAAAGGTCATGATGATTTTAAAAGTGATTTTAAATTTAATTTAAAAAAGTATATATTTCTAAATGAATTGGGAGAGCGTAAGATATTTTCTATTTTTTTAACTGGAAAATCAGGAATAGGTAAAACAGAATTTGCTAAAATGCTATCAGAAACAATATATCCATCAGAAAAATTAATAAAAATTAATTTTGGAAATTATTCAAATGAAGGGGTATTAAATAGTTTGATTGGTTCACCTTTAGGTTATCTTGGCAGTCAAGAAGGTGGAGAGCTTATTAATAAAATGAAAATTTCAAAGTCTAAAATAATTCTTATTGATGAATTTGAAAAAGCAACTCCAAGTGTATTTCATTTCTTTTATGAGCTTTTGGAAGATGGTAAATTTACTGACCGACATGGGGTAGAACATAATATGGATGGATATATTATTATATTTACTTCTAATATGTCACGAAAAAAATATATTAATGATGTTCCAAATCCTTTAAAGTCAAGATTTGATATGGTTTATTGTTTTGTTGATTTGCCTAAAGAAGAAAAGAAAAAATTTGCTATAGAAATAGCACAAAAATTAATAGAAAAAATCTATAAAAATACAAAGATAGAGATAGTGTTTAATTCTATAGAAAATGAGTTATATCAACTAAGTGAAGACAATAATTTACGTAGCATAAAAAGAAAAGTTGAGGATGTAGTAATAAGAGAATATTACAAATCTATAGATAACAAATTTAACTGA
- the groL gene encoding chaperonin GroEL (60 kDa chaperone family; promotes refolding of misfolded polypeptides especially under stressful conditions; forms two stacked rings of heptamers to form a barrel-shaped 14mer; ends can be capped by GroES; misfolded proteins enter the barrel where they are refolded when GroES binds) encodes MAKSILFGEESRRAMQAGVDKLANAVKVTLGPKGRNVVLDKKFGAPLITNDGVTIAKEIELEDMYENMGAQLVKEVATKTNDVAGDGTTTATLLAQAIIREGLKNVTAGANPMLIRKGIKLAVDTAVEQIKKSSKQVDGKEDIARVAAISAADPEIGKLIADAMEKVGNEGVITVEESNTMATELEVVEGMQFDRGYLSPYMVTDAEKMEAVLENPYILLTDKKISNIQEILPILEQIVQQGKKLLIIAEDIEGEALATLVVNKLRGTFTCVAVKAPGFGDRRKEMLRDIAILTGGEVISEEVGRELKDVTLDMLGTAESVKISKENTTIVNGKGNKEVIADRVGQIRRQIEETSSEFDKEKLQERLAKLAGGVAVVKVGAATETELKERKLRIEDALAATKAAVEEGIVAGGGTAYLRAIKEVEKLTDDNAEVRLGIAIIRRALEEPVRQIAANAGLEGSVIIDKIKNSEDGIGFDALEGEYTNMMQKGIVDPAKVTRSALQNAASVASTFLTTECVVAEIPEKNPMPAAPGMGGMGMDGMY; translated from the coding sequence ATGGCTAAGAGTATTTTATTTGGTGAAGAATCAAGACGTGCTATGCAAGCAGGAGTAGATAAATTAGCAAATGCAGTTAAAGTAACATTAGGACCAAAAGGAAGAAATGTTGTTTTAGATAAAAAATTTGGAGCACCACTTATAACTAATGATGGTGTAACTATAGCAAAAGAAATAGAACTTGAAGACATGTATGAAAACATGGGAGCTCAACTTGTTAAAGAAGTTGCAACTAAGACTAATGATGTAGCTGGAGATGGAACAACAACTGCTACATTACTTGCTCAAGCAATCATAAGAGAAGGACTAAAAAATGTAACAGCAGGTGCTAACCCAATGCTTATAAGAAAAGGTATAAAATTAGCTGTAGATACTGCTGTTGAACAAATTAAAAAATCATCAAAACAAGTTGATGGAAAAGAAGATATAGCTAGAGTTGCTGCAATATCAGCTGCTGATCCTGAAATCGGAAAATTAATAGCAGATGCTATGGAAAAAGTAGGCAACGAAGGAGTTATCACTGTAGAAGAATCAAATACAATGGCTACAGAACTTGAAGTTGTTGAAGGAATGCAATTTGATAGAGGATACTTAAGTCCTTACATGGTAACAGATGCAGAAAAAATGGAAGCTGTATTAGAAAATCCATATATCCTTTTAACTGATAAAAAGATAAGCAATATACAAGAAATACTTCCAATACTTGAACAAATAGTTCAACAAGGAAAGAAATTATTAATTATTGCAGAAGATATAGAAGGAGAAGCATTAGCTACTTTAGTTGTTAACAAATTAAGAGGAACATTTACTTGTGTAGCTGTTAAAGCACCTGGATTTGGTGACAGAAGAAAAGAAATGCTTAGAGATATTGCTATATTAACTGGTGGAGAAGTTATAAGTGAAGAAGTAGGCAGAGAATTAAAAGATGTAACTTTAGATATGCTTGGAACTGCTGAAAGCGTTAAAATAAGCAAAGAAAACACTACAATAGTTAACGGAAAAGGAAACAAAGAAGTTATTGCAGATAGAGTAGGTCAAATAAGAAGACAAATAGAAGAAACATCTTCAGAATTTGATAAAGAAAAACTTCAAGAAAGATTAGCAAAACTTGCTGGTGGAGTTGCTGTTGTTAAAGTTGGAGCAGCTACTGAAACTGAATTAAAAGAAAGAAAATTAAGAATAGAAGATGCTCTAGCAGCTACTAAAGCAGCTGTAGAAGAAGGTATAGTTGCAGGTGGTGGTACAGCATACCTAAGAGCTATAAAAGAAGTAGAAAAGTTAACTGATGATAATGCAGAAGTAAGACTTGGAATAGCTATTATAAGAAGAGCACTTGAAGAACCAGTAAGACAAATAGCTGCAAATGCTGGACTTGAAGGATCAGTAATAATAGATAAAATTAAAAACAGTGAAGACGGAATAGGTTTTGATGCTTTAGAAGGAGAATACACAAACATGATGCAAAAAGGTATCGTTGATCCAGCTAAAGTTACAAGATCAGCACTTCAAAATGCTGCATCAGTTGCATCAACATTCTTAACAACTGAATGTGTTGTAGCAGAAATACCAGAAAAGAACCCAATGCCAGCAGCACCAGGAATGGGCGGCATGGGAATGGACGGAATGTACTAA
- a CDS encoding 4Fe-4S dicluster domain-containing protein encodes MKFETELNRVKYEVLKEVAILAKEDRLDKENVENISYNLIKGDKPQYRCCVYHERAIVKERAKLVAGYIPNGDSPKYIKQDDNDGKIMYVIEAACDRCPINKYTITEACRGCVQHKCMEVCPVKAITKINGRAYINQDVCRECGMCKQVCPYNAISEVMRPCKKVCPTEAICISPQDRRAEINDEECISCGACMKACPFGAISDKSYIVPVVEAIKNNKKVYALVAPAITGQFGPKVTVGQVKDGLKKAGFVDMIEAACGADAVTCHEAEEFVERMEKGDNFMTNSCCPAFVSYIEKKFPDQVEKISGTVSPMIATGRWIKKKEEDAIVVFVGPCTAKKSEIGREGLKDAVDYVLTFEEIAAIFGAYNVEVEECEDLEVEDASALGRGFAQGGGLSAAVENYISSKNIEVEFKPVKISGHQNLRKFMMLAKNNKLPGNFFEGMMCEGGCIGGAASTAPQMKTKMALNKFVKESKKQQVIDNDKLDEYKDIELER; translated from the coding sequence GTGAAGTTTGAAACAGAACTAAATAGAGTAAAATATGAAGTCCTAAAAGAAGTTGCCATACTTGCTAAAGAGGATAGATTAGATAAGGAAAATGTTGAAAACATATCTTATAACTTAATAAAGGGAGATAAACCTCAGTATAGATGTTGTGTTTATCATGAAAGAGCAATAGTAAAAGAGAGAGCAAAACTTGTAGCGGGATATATACCAAATGGAGATAGTCCAAAGTATATAAAACAAGATGATAATGACGGAAAAATAATGTATGTTATAGAAGCTGCATGTGATAGATGTCCTATAAATAAATACACAATAACAGAAGCATGTAGAGGTTGTGTACAACATAAATGTATGGAAGTATGTCCAGTCAAAGCTATTACAAAAATCAATGGAAGAGCATATATAAATCAGGATGTATGTAGAGAATGTGGAATGTGTAAACAAGTATGTCCATATAATGCTATATCTGAGGTTATGAGACCTTGTAAAAAAGTATGTCCTACTGAAGCTATATGTATATCACCACAAGATAGAAGAGCGGAAATAAATGATGAAGAATGTATAAGTTGTGGTGCTTGTATGAAAGCATGTCCATTTGGAGCAATATCAGATAAAAGTTATATAGTACCTGTTGTAGAAGCGATTAAAAACAATAAGAAGGTATATGCATTAGTAGCTCCAGCAATAACAGGACAATTTGGACCTAAAGTAACAGTTGGACAAGTTAAAGATGGATTAAAGAAAGCTGGATTTGTAGACATGATAGAAGCTGCTTGCGGTGCAGATGCAGTTACATGTCACGAAGCTGAGGAATTTGTTGAAAGAATGGAAAAAGGGGACAATTTCATGACAAACTCTTGTTGTCCTGCATTTGTATCATATATTGAAAAGAAATTCCCAGACCAGGTAGAAAAGATTTCAGGAACTGTATCACCTATGATTGCAACTGGAAGATGGATAAAGAAGAAAGAAGAAGATGCAATAGTAGTATTTGTAGGACCATGTACAGCTAAAAAATCAGAAATCGGAAGAGAAGGCTTAAAAGATGCTGTAGATTATGTATTAACTTTTGAAGAAATAGCAGCTATTTTCGGGGCTTATAATGTAGAAGTTGAAGAATGTGAAGATTTAGAGGTTGAGGATGCTTCAGCTTTAGGAAGAGGATTTGCTCAAGGTGGCGGACTTAGTGCTGCAGTAGAAAACTATATTAGTAGCAAAAATATTGAAGTTGAATTTAAACCAGTAAAAATTAGTGGACATCAAAATCTTAGAAAGTTTATGATGTTAGCTAAAAATAATAAGTTACCAGGAAACTTCTTTGAAGGTATGATGTGTGAAGGCGGATGTATTGGAGGTGCTGCATCAACAGCTCCTCAAATGAAGACAAAAATGGCTTTAAATAAATTTGTAAAAGAATCTAAAAAACAACAAGTAATAGATAATGATAAATTAGATGAATATAAAGATATAGAATTAGAAAGATAA
- the guaA gene encoding glutamine-hydrolyzing GMP synthase, translated as MERELVLVVDFGGQYNQLIARRVREHNVYCEIIPYTTSVEDIKKKNPKAIIFTGGPNSVYGEGTPRVEKEIFELGVPVLGICYGHQLTAYTLGGKVESPDIREYGKTEVKIDNKSPLFDGIKEADQSWMSHTDYVSEIPEGFKIIATTDQCPVAAMANEEKKIYGVQFHPEVEHTLFGQKMLGNFLFKVAGLKADWSMASFAEEKIKAIKELVGDKKVLCALSGGVDSSVAAVLVHKAIGKQLTCVFVDHGLLRKDEGDQVEAIFKKQFDMNLIRVNAGERFLGKLKGVSDPETKRKIIGEEFIRVFEEEAGKLGQIDFLVQGTIYPDVVESGTNTSATIKSHHNVGGLPEDMQFSLIEPLRELFKDEVRAVGEELGIPHKLVWRQPFPGPGLAIRVLGEITEEKLEITREADAIFREEIALAGLEEKIWQYFACLPNIQSVGVMGDERTYCHTIALRAVTSSDAMTSDWARIPYEVLDKVSRRIVNEVKGVNRIVYDVTSKPPATIEWE; from the coding sequence ATAGAACGTGAATTAGTTTTAGTAGTGGACTTTGGTGGACAATATAACCAGCTTATCGCAAGAAGAGTTAGAGAACACAATGTATATTGCGAAATAATACCATACACTACTTCTGTTGAAGATATAAAAAAGAAAAATCCAAAAGCTATAATATTTACTGGAGGACCTAACAGTGTTTATGGTGAAGGAACTCCAAGAGTAGAAAAAGAAATATTTGAACTTGGAGTACCTGTACTTGGAATATGCTATGGACATCAATTAACAGCTTATACATTAGGCGGAAAAGTTGAAAGTCCAGATATAAGAGAGTACGGAAAAACAGAAGTTAAGATTGATAACAAATCACCTTTATTTGATGGAATAAAAGAAGCAGATCAATCATGGATGAGCCATACTGACTATGTATCAGAAATTCCAGAAGGATTTAAAATAATAGCAACAACAGATCAATGTCCTGTAGCTGCAATGGCAAACGAAGAAAAGAAAATATATGGGGTTCAATTCCATCCAGAAGTTGAACATACATTATTCGGACAAAAAATGCTTGGAAACTTCTTATTTAAAGTAGCTGGTCTTAAAGCAGATTGGTCAATGGCATCTTTCGCTGAAGAAAAGATAAAAGCTATAAAAGAACTTGTAGGAGACAAAAAAGTGCTTTGTGCATTATCAGGTGGAGTTGATTCATCAGTTGCGGCAGTACTTGTTCATAAAGCAATTGGTAAACAATTAACTTGTGTATTTGTTGATCACGGTTTACTTAGAAAAGATGAAGGAGATCAAGTTGAAGCTATATTCAAGAAGCAATTTGATATGAACCTTATAAGAGTAAATGCAGGAGAAAGATTCCTTGGAAAATTAAAAGGAGTAAGCGATCCTGAAACAAAGAGAAAGATAATCGGAGAAGAATTCATAAGAGTGTTTGAAGAAGAAGCTGGAAAACTTGGACAAATAGACTTCCTAGTTCAAGGAACTATATACCCAGACGTAGTTGAAAGTGGAACTAACACATCAGCTACAATAAAGAGTCACCACAATGTTGGAGGACTTCCTGAAGACATGCAATTCTCTTTAATAGAACCATTAAGAGAACTATTCAAAGATGAAGTTAGAGCAGTTGGAGAAGAACTTGGAATCCCTCACAAATTAGTGTGGAGACAACCATTCCCAGGACCAGGTCTTGCAATAAGAGTTCTTGGAGAAATAACAGAAGAAAAATTAGAAATAACAAGAGAAGCAGATGCAATATTCAGAGAAGAAATTGCACTTGCAGGACTTGAAGAAAAGATATGGCAATACTTTGCATGTCTTCCTAACATTCAATCAGTTGGTGTTATGGGAGATGAAAGAACATACTGCCACACAATAGCATTAAGAGCGGTAACATCAAGTGATGCTATGACTTCAGATTGGGCAAGAATCCCATACGAAGTATTAGACAAAGTAAGTCGTCGTATAGTTAATGAAGTTAAGGGAGTAAACAGAATTGTTTATGATGTAACTTCAAAACCACCAGCAACTATTGAGTGGGAATAA
- the groES gene encoding co-chaperone GroES: protein MRIKPLGDRVVIKRLEAEEKTKSGIVLPGSAKEKPQEAEIVAVGPGGLVDGKEVRMEVKVGDKVLFSKYSGTEVKLDGEEYTILRQNDILAIVE from the coding sequence ATGAGAATAAAACCACTTGGAGACAGAGTTGTAATTAAAAGATTAGAAGCAGAAGAAAAAACTAAAAGCGGAATAGTATTACCAGGAAGTGCTAAAGAAAAACCACAGGAAGCAGAAATTGTTGCTGTAGGACCTGGTGGATTAGTTGATGGAAAAGAAGTTAGAATGGAAGTTAAAGTTGGAGACAAAGTATTGTTCTCTAAATATTCTGGAACTGAAGTTAAACTTGATGGAGAAGAATACACTATATTAAGACAAAATGACATATTAGCAATAGTTGAATAG